The DNA sequence aaaattacaaaaatttaaaaaatttgaacATGAGAAAATGTACGAGTGCATAGCAAAAGATACAGAGGCCAAGAAGAGAACTAAGGTACTAAAGCTGACTTGTCAGAAgtttcttaggggtccttttattaagatgtgctaacaggtatagcatatatatatatatagctaaaAAATGTGCATGTGTTAAGTGCCATGTGGTCCAGGGGTATATAATGGGCTGTGTGGCATTTaggcactaagggccagattctctttGTGCCGCCCAACgttaggcggcggtaggcatTCTACctttgcctaacttaattggccaCGTCGTTTAAAACCAGTTAAAAAGACAGATCAGTGACGTACCCTTAAAATGCATACACTAGTATGGAATTAGAGGAATTGCACCCAAAGTTCGGCATGGATTTTAGCACTATgcaatattctataaagggcatccaTCTTGGGGCGTCCTGTTTAGAATACCATTCAGCATCTCGTCTATAAAACCCTCAGTAAttgatgtaaactgtttagggctgggtttttttttttttttgtaaacggtataaaaaagttttaaataaataatgttgcTCCTTTTTGAATTTATCTTTTTATAAAATGGTTCTTCCTTCTCTACATGCCAAAATATATATGAATACTTTTTCACAACCTTCTAGTGAATAAACCCTCTAAGAGCAGGGAAATACCTATTGTATCAGTTATTATTGAAAAGGTATGAGTTAAATCCAAGCCATCTtgattataattattattttataaaaggtTCCCAGTTCAGCAAATCTGTTGCAAATTTTGAGCATCCAGCCTGGGATGTCCATTTTCTGATACAAAAtttgattatttattttataaaagttGAAGACAATAAAGTTCACAAATTCTTAGTTGCTAAGGTGGTATGCAGTTGGCACCTACAGGCCAGAGGAAGATGACTAGCACTACAGTGACTGCCCCTTTAGGTCACACAGGAAGGTTGGACAAACAATGGCTCTCCTGCTAGTTTGAGAAATAGCAAGAATTACCAAGGGGAGATAATGAGGAACAAGACAAAATAACATTATACTGAAATGAAAAAGTTCTTAAAGTACGATATTGATTAACAGAATTTGTGAACATTTCTCTTTACATAGGTGAACTTACTGAATAAAATGAAAGGTAGAAATGAAACCTCGGTCACAGAGTTCAGTCTGATAGGACTTCCAAATCAACAAAAGATGCCGGTTTTACTCTTTGTGCTATTTTTTATAATTTACACAAGTACCTTGCTCGGAAACAGTCTGATAATCATGATAATTAGAGTGGATCCTCGCCTTCACACCCCTATGTATTTTTTCCTCAGTAACTTGTCCTTCCTGGATATGTGCTACTCAACAAGTATTGTCCCCAAAATGTTGGCCAATTTCTTATCAGAAGAAAGAACCATTTCTTTTCCAGAATGCATAACTCAAATGTATATCGCTAATTCCCTGGGTGGCACAGAATGTTTCCTCCTTGCCATCATGTCATTTGACCGTTATGTAGCAATATGTAATCCCTTACGTTACACCATCATCATGAACAAGAAAGTGTGTATTGAGATAGCTGCAGGATCATGGATATGTGGTTTCCTTGATTCATTGGTGCATACTATTTTTTTGCTACAATTACCCTTCTGTGGACCAAATATAATTAATCATTTTTTGTGTGAAGTCCCAGCAGTGTTAAATCTCGCATGTGCAGACACTTTCATTAATAAGATTGTGATTTTTGCATGTGCCATTGTGGTAGTACTCATCCCATTTCTCTTAATTCTCATCTCCTATGTTCACATTATCTCTACTGTGTTGAAGATTCGTTCTGCCGAGGGACGGCACAAAGCATTTTCTACCTGTGCCTCTCACCTGGTTGTGGTTACCTTCTCATATGGAACTATCATATTTATGTACATGAGACCCAGGTCAAGTCATTCACAGGACCAGGACAAAATGGCTACTTTAATCTATAGTGTTATAACACCATTTTTGAATCCTATGATCTATAGTCTGAGAAATCAAGAAGTGAAAGGTGCTCTGAGAAAAGCTGCAGGAAGGCAAAAAGGCATTCACAACTGATGTTAACATGGTTGTTAATATACTGTTTATATTCTTTTGGATTGCTATTTGCATTATATATTAACTAATGTTACCATCTTGTGTACTAAAATccatatgtgtatgtatatgtctGAAGTTCCCTAAAGGTACAATGTGGGGTAGTTAGGAAACAGAAAATATCACTATAGAAGTGTAGCAGTTGTAGTATATTTCAGTGGTAAACCATGCAAACAGCCAAACCTAAGACTGACTTACaagtttacaagtaaacataagACTGACTTACAAATTTACTAAGACTGACTTACaagtttacaagtaaacataagATTGACTTACAAGTTTACTTTGTATAACTAAATGTTACATACTAATTTTACTTACTGTAAAACAGGATGGAGAATCATGTGCAGAAAGAGCATCCTCATAATGAGCATATCTTCTGAATAGTTAGGCATTCAAATATGAAACACCACCCAGAACACTCTTTTTTGTGAGATCATATAATACAATGTCCATATTTTTTGGTATATAATTACCCTCCACATGCAGAAGTTTAGCTAACAGGGCACCTAGATTAGGAAGTCCAGTATATACCTACTTAGGCAGTATTTTATAAAAATGCATAACCACATACGGGACATTTTTATTAAGCTTTGCATGCTTAACACAGCTTAAAATCATGTACCATGGGATGCAATCAGGCATGCCGTTGTAATTTCCAATCTGCATACGTTAACAGCATGCTAAAAAATTTGCTGAGAGGGGGCATATCTTGGGGTGGAGAGTGGTAGTTCCTGTACAGCCTCATTAtcacatgctaactggttagtgcacaaATGCCACATGAgaccttaggcctggattctgtaaatggtaccaTTATCAGCCACCcatgcgtccagcactggtcgccgtacatgaagcaggacacggtactacttgaaagggtgcagagaagagcaactaaggggctggaggagttgacgtacattgaaagattagagaaactgggccttttctccctcaaacagaggagattgagaggggacatgatcaaaacattcaaggtagtgaagggaatagacttagttgataaggacaaattgttcaccctctccaaggtatggagaatgagagggcactctctataattgaaaggggatagattccgtacgaatgtaaggaagttcttcactcagagagtggtagaaaactggaacgctcttccggagtctgtcataggggaaaacaccctccaaggattcaagacaaagttagacaagttccttctgaaccagaacgtacgcaggtagggctagtctcagttagagcgctgttctttgaccaagggccgctgcgtgagtggactgctgggcatgatggaccactggtctgacccaacagcggcaattcttaagttcttagttTGCAAGTACAGACATTCTATGAAGCTGCATTAAGCAGATAATATGGGGTTTTAGCATGGTAGACAGTAGCGCAAGCCTATGCTACTGTCCACTGCACTAACAGAGGAACCTTTGCATTACAAACCCTGTGTTAAATGCCTAATGCAAGAGTAGGTCAGATCAGAGTGTGACGAGGGCAGAAGTATGGGCATCTGTGACAACTAATACACAGGTCTTTACCATTCACTAGCTTCCCCAACTGCTGATAATGCAACCAAACTTATCATCACCTCAAGAGGAGGCAACAAATGCAGCTGCGTTACTAGCAGTCTAGCAGCATGACTGCAACACTAAGTAAGTTAGTACTCATGGCCTCCTCTCACTCAATATCCTTATCTTCATCTCCCTCTGTTTGGCCCCCCTCtcctgaccgccccccccaagcttTTCAAGACCCTGACAATAGTTTCCTGACGCCCTCCACCCCAACCCCACTTTCTGCCTCACAGAATGCCCTGGATGATCTGATTAACTTGTGGACCCCTGAGTAGGGCATAGGGGGAATTTGAGGGATTATAGAAAGAGGAGCAGGTTCCTGCGTAGTGAGGGGCAGGTTTCTGTGTGGCAGGATGTGCGGTTTGTGAGCAATAGGATGCAGAGTTGGACTGGAGGGGTTTGGGAGATAGTTGCTGAGGGATGACAGGGTGCTTGAGGAGGGTTGGGGTGTTTGAGGGGGGGCCGGCTTTGAGCtggagggggatggggagggtgATTGTGGTTGAAGtctggaggggggagaaagaaggggatCAGTTAGAAGTACAAGTGATGGAGATTTAGGAGCACTTCTGCAGCTGAGTGTTTATCATTTATTTAAGCTATTGTCCTATATCACATTAtaggcttagaaacatagaaaaatgacggcagaaaagggccaaagcccatcaagtctgcccactctagtgacccttcgccttgattttgctcaccatcccctgcctttacatcattagagatcccacgtgaatatcccatttatttttaaaatctgccacgctgttggcctcaatcacctgcagtgggagttcgttccaatgatcgaccaccctttcggtgaagaaatactttctggagtcaccatgaaatttccctcccctgattttcagcggatgccctctggtggacgaaggtcctatAAGACTATAAGTGCTATCAGGCACTGCATGTAGCACAGAACCACATCTGCCATGTGTGGTAAATACAAGGCAGATGTGGCCATGTCCCCTGCATGTACTACAAAGCTTTTGCATTTCCTACACAGTAGTTTTTGCATTACCTATGCGGTAAGTGCAAGTTGCCCATACTTCATCCAGACCATGTTCTCAGCTACACCTATTGCAGTGTACATACCTTCTTTGCAAGTGTAACCCTGGCCTCCTATGGTACTCTATAGCTGATTATGTGTAGAGGAGGCAAGCCAGAAGAACACTATCAGGTACAAAGAGGGTAAAGAGGACAAAAAGAAAGTTACCCTTAACTAGTATATTCAGGGTTCTAAGACACTGATCCCTAGAGCTATATGTATAGAGGTAGCCAACTTCTTAGAGAAATTATTTGCCAGCTCCtacaaaactattaaccagagaaAGACAAGCTGCTTCTCCCTATTCCAAActgctcccttccccttcaccctccaACTGCAGTTCGGTCTCCCTCTATACTGTTCTCAGCCTGGAAAAAATCCTCTGAATCTTTCAAAAGAGCTAATAGTAGCTCTCTGCACTTGGCAGTAGGAGGAGTCCACACAATGTGCATGACAGCCTCCCCATTGCCATGACATCAGAGGCAACAGCAGCTCCCTAtaccttagaacataagaacataagaattgccatctccggatcagacccatggtccatcgagtccggctatccgcacacgcggaggcccagtcaggtatacacctgattgttctaatcacccatatccctctatgcctctcataaggagatgtgcatctaatttgcctttgaatcctagcacagtggattccttaataacctcctgtggaagagcattccatgcgtccaccactcgctgcgtaaagcagaacttcctgacatttgtcctggacttgtcaccccttagcttcaaaccatgtcctcttgtccgtgtcacattggacaatgtaaataatttgtttttctgctctattttatcgatgtctttcagtattttgaacgtctctatcatgtcccctcgcagcctcctcttctcaagggagaacaatcctagtttcttgagtcgttcctcatattccaatttctccatacctcttattagtttcgttgctcgtctctgcaccctctccagcagttttatatccttctttaggttgggagaccaatgttgtacacagtattccaagtgtggtctgaccattgctctataaagcggcattatgactttctccgatctactcgtgattcctttctttatcatgcccaacattctgtttgctttctttgccgctgccgcacattgtgccgacggcttcagggtcctatctatcagtacacccaggtccttttcttgttcgctcttacccagagttgctcctgacattctatactcgtgttccttattcttactacctaaatgcattactttgcatttctccacgttgaacttcatctgccattgctctgcccatttctctagctgatacaagtcgctctggagttcctcgctatcttcctgcgatctgatttcccggcatagctttgtgtcgtctgcaaacttaatgatctcactggatattccgccttccaggtcattgatatatatattaaatagaatcggcccaagtaccgagccctggggcacaccactagtcactttctcccagtctgagaacttcccatttatgcccactctctgcttcctgttttccagccattttcctatccacctttgtatatctccctctattccatggctttgtagtttcctgagaagtctttcatgcggaactttgtcgaatgctttctggaagtccaaataaattatgtccaccggcattccactatcaatttgcttgttcacggtctcaaaaaattgaagcaaattcgttaaacatgatttccctttcctgaacccatgttgactgggtttcatcaagtcgtgtgtatctaagtgccggactatgctatccttgatcagtgcttcaaccatctttccagggacagacgtaaggctcactggtctgtagttgcccggttctcctctcgatccttttttgaaaattggcgtgacattcgctatcttccagtcatctggtatctgtccagttctgattgtcagattggtgagtttttgcaataactctccgatttcaatcttcaattcttttaagactctcggatgaattccatccggtccaggggatttgtcacttttaag is a window from the Geotrypetes seraphini chromosome 1, aGeoSer1.1, whole genome shotgun sequence genome containing:
- the LOC117355997 gene encoding olfactory receptor 2A1/2A42-like isoform X2; this encodes MKGRNETSVTEFSLIGLPNQQKMPVLLFVLFFIIYTSTLLGNSLIIMIIRVDPRLHTPMYFFLSNLSFLDMCYSTSIVPKMLANFLSEERTISFPECITQMYIANSLGGTECFLLAIMSFDRYVAICNPLRYTIIMNKKVCIEIAAGSWICGFLDSLVHTIFLLQLPFCGPNIINHFLCEVPAVLNLACADTFINKIVIFACAIVVVLIPFLLILISYVHIISTVLKIRSAEGRHKAFSTCASHLVVVTFSYGTIIFMYMRPRSSHSQDQDKMATLIYSVITPFLNPMIYSLRNQEVKGALRKAAGRQKGIHN
- the LOC117355997 gene encoding olfactory receptor 2A1/2A42-like isoform X1; translation: MEVILGENETSVTEFSLIGLPNQQKMPVLLFVLFFIIYTSTLLGNSLIIMIIRVDPRLHTPMYFFLSNLSFLDMCYSTSIVPKMLANFLSEERTISFPECITQMYIANSLGGTECFLLAIMSFDRYVAICNPLRYTIIMNKKVCIEIAAGSWICGFLDSLVHTIFLLQLPFCGPNIINHFLCEVPAVLNLACADTFINKIVIFACAIVVVLIPFLLILISYVHIISTVLKIRSAEGRHKAFSTCASHLVVVTFSYGTIIFMYMRPRSSHSQDQDKMATLIYSVITPFLNPMIYSLRNQEVKGALRKAAGRQKGIHN